A genomic window from Candidatus Kouleothrix ribensis includes:
- a CDS encoding HD domain-containing protein: MSTPFLAEWPRWQARCEQFLASAPQPADAAHDIGHTRRVVANAAALAAAEQADLAVLLPAAWLHDCVSVPKSSPARVRASALAADAAVRFLQSSGYTAALLPAIHHAIEAHSFSANIVPTTPEARVLQDADRLDALGAIGVARCLMLSGQLGRRLYDPAEPFPQQRPPDDLANAVDHFYTKLLRLAGTMQTQAGRAEAERRTAFMHQFLGQLAGEIVPL, encoded by the coding sequence ATGTCAACGCCATTCCTGGCCGAGTGGCCGCGCTGGCAGGCGCGCTGCGAGCAGTTCCTGGCTAGCGCGCCACAGCCGGCCGATGCTGCGCACGACATCGGCCATACCCGGCGGGTGGTGGCCAATGCCGCCGCGCTGGCTGCGGCCGAGCAGGCCGACCTGGCGGTGCTGCTGCCGGCGGCCTGGCTGCACGACTGCGTGAGCGTGCCCAAGAGCTCGCCGGCGCGTGTACGCGCCTCGGCGCTGGCCGCCGATGCCGCCGTGCGCTTCCTCCAATCGAGCGGCTACACCGCCGCGCTGCTGCCCGCCATCCACCACGCGATCGAGGCCCACAGCTTTTCGGCCAATATCGTGCCCACCACACCCGAGGCGCGCGTGCTGCAAGATGCCGACCGGCTCGATGCGCTGGGCGCGATCGGCGTGGCGCGCTGCCTGATGCTCAGCGGCCAGCTCGGCCGGCGCCTGTACGATCCAGCCGAGCCATTCCCGCAGCAGCGCCCGCCCGACGACCTGGCCAACGCGGTCGATCATTTCTACACCAAGCTGCTGCGCCTGGCCGGCACGATGCAGACACAGGCCGGGCGCGCCGAGGCCGAGCGCCGCACCGCGTTCATGCACCAGTTCCTCGGCCAGCTGGCCGGCGAGATCGTGCCGCTGTAA
- the msrA gene encoding peptide-methionine (S)-S-oxide reductase MsrA, whose protein sequence is MTTDTNPRADGKQVATLAGGCFWCLEAVYDQLRGVDSVESGYAGGHVANPTYRQVCDGTTGHAEVVQITFDPQAVSFKQLLEVFFTIHDPTTLNRQGADIGTQYRSAIFYHSPEQQAAAAQVIGEIQAAGIWEAPIVTEVVPLTKFYRAEDYHQEYYANNSNQPYCRAVVAPKVAKFRKYFLEQVKK, encoded by the coding sequence ATGACAACCGATACCAACCCCCGTGCCGATGGCAAGCAGGTGGCCACGCTGGCCGGCGGCTGCTTCTGGTGCCTCGAGGCCGTGTACGATCAGCTGCGCGGCGTCGACTCGGTCGAGTCGGGCTATGCCGGCGGCCACGTCGCCAACCCAACCTACCGCCAGGTCTGCGATGGCACAACCGGGCATGCCGAGGTGGTGCAGATCACATTCGACCCGCAGGCTGTGTCGTTCAAGCAGCTGCTCGAGGTGTTTTTCACCATCCACGACCCGACCACGCTGAATCGCCAGGGTGCCGATATCGGCACGCAGTACCGCTCGGCGATCTTCTACCACTCGCCCGAGCAGCAGGCCGCCGCCGCGCAGGTGATTGGCGAGATCCAGGCGGCTGGCATCTGGGAGGCGCCGATCGTCACCGAGGTGGTGCCGCTGACGAAGTTCTACCGCGCCGAGGATTACCACCAGGAGTATTACGCCAACAATAGCAATCAGCCCTACTGCAGGGCGGTGGTGGCCCCCAAGGTCGCGAAGTTCCGTAAGTATTTCCTCGAGCAGGTGAAGAAGTAG
- a CDS encoding DedA family protein: MLSLLDKHSYIAILLAVLLEELGIPMPIPTDLLIVFAGIRGADSFGHCVLWFVLLNIASAVGASGLYAVIRRGGRPLVERFGRYVHLGPHQIARAERLLARGGWTSIAVARAVPGLRYLAVVACGLLGIPYWRFLTAHIVGSSVYIATFLALGATFGPAIVRYIHLPALELRLVWLLLLAIGLPMLLAWLCYRGHAEYTVAPSRRRTMGAILLASFAGATSLGAALAAGASLAQMFGEPRQLNIIFSLANMLLGQGMRPASAYMLVYSALLLLCVGVGLAYYDLVLPIIAPRGATLVRQACGLGLMGVMLVCSFLVPALATSRGGPIDRWWAAGGPLYLALALLAGIVCYALTTACARALAIAVLPSLRRSEKLPVISAPPPTQATPTDTPPPAAPAGAAPADCAPRRPALAPAERRANQKP, from the coding sequence ATGCTTAGCCTACTCGATAAACATAGCTACATTGCCATCTTGCTGGCCGTCTTGCTCGAAGAGCTGGGCATCCCCATGCCGATCCCAACCGACCTGCTGATTGTGTTTGCGGGCATCCGCGGCGCCGACTCGTTCGGGCATTGTGTGCTGTGGTTTGTGCTGCTGAACATTGCTTCAGCGGTTGGCGCAAGCGGGCTCTACGCCGTGATCCGCCGCGGCGGGCGCCCACTGGTCGAGCGCTTTGGCCGCTACGTTCACCTTGGCCCGCACCAGATCGCGCGCGCCGAGCGGCTACTGGCACGAGGCGGGTGGACCAGCATTGCAGTAGCGCGCGCGGTGCCGGGGCTACGCTACCTGGCAGTGGTGGCCTGTGGTCTGCTGGGCATCCCATATTGGCGCTTTCTCACCGCGCATATCGTCGGCTCGTCGGTGTATATTGCGACCTTCCTGGCGCTCGGGGCCACATTTGGCCCGGCGATCGTGCGCTATATACACCTGCCCGCGCTCGAGCTGCGGCTCGTATGGCTGCTGTTGCTGGCGATCGGCCTGCCGATGCTGCTGGCCTGGCTGTGCTACCGCGGGCACGCCGAATACACCGTGGCCCCATCGCGCCGCCGCACCATGGGCGCGATCTTGCTGGCCAGCTTCGCCGGCGCCACCTCGCTGGGCGCAGCGCTGGCCGCAGGCGCCTCGCTGGCGCAGATGTTCGGCGAGCCGCGGCAGCTGAACATCATCTTCTCGCTGGCAAACATGCTGCTTGGCCAGGGCATGCGGCCGGCCAGCGCCTATATGCTGGTATACAGCGCGCTGCTGCTCTTGTGCGTCGGCGTGGGCCTGGCCTACTACGATCTTGTGCTGCCGATCATCGCGCCGCGCGGCGCAACGCTGGTGCGCCAGGCTTGCGGGCTGGGGTTGATGGGCGTCATGCTGGTGTGCAGCTTTCTTGTGCCGGCACTGGCTACATCGCGCGGCGGCCCGATCGACCGCTGGTGGGCTGCAGGCGGGCCGTTGTACCTGGCGCTGGCATTGCTGGCCGGGATCGTGTGCTACGCCCTGACGACCGCCTGCGCCCGCGCGCTGGCGATTGCCGTGCTGCCGTCGCTACGGCGCAGCGAGAAGCTGCCGGTGATCTCGGCCCCACCACCAACCCAGGCCACCCCCACCGACACGCCCCCGCCGGCCGCACCCGCCGGCGCGGCGCCGGCCGACTGCGCGCCGCGCCGGCCCGCGCTCGCACCCGCCGAACGCAGGGCAAACCAGAAGCCATAA